From a region of the Falco cherrug isolate bFalChe1 chromosome 9, bFalChe1.pri, whole genome shotgun sequence genome:
- the TFAM gene encoding transcription factor A, mitochondrial yields MAAALGWLGRAAALVGGAQRLLRCCGGGSAAAACLARGISSVERPKRPMSAYFRFLKEHHAAFRQKNPEASSMEVIKKIADAWKALPVSQKQAYEEARKTDWQKYQEQMASYKAQLTPAQAAALKEERRKRLAKRRSFKAKRELTVLGKPKRPRSGFNIFVSENFKESEGVSPVAKLKQLFDAWQKLSSTQKQPYLQLAEDDKVRYENEMRSWEAKMVELGREDLIRSKKPRPKKKTAETEEKTATAKASSHENKAKLQLKRSEE; encoded by the exons ATGGCGGCGGCGCTGGGGTGGCTGGGCCGGGCCGCAGCCCTCGTCGGTGGCGCGCAGCGGCTCCTCAG GTGCTGTGGCGGcggctcggcggcggcggcgtgCCTCGCCAGGGGCATCAGCTCGGTGGAGCGCCCGAAGCGGCCCATGTCAGCCTATTTTCGTTTCCTAAAAGAACATCATGCGGCTTTTCGGCAGAAAAACCCAG AAGCGAGCAGTATGgaggtgattaaaaaaatagcagatgCTTGGAAGGCGTTACCAGTGTCACAGAAGCAG GCTTATGAGGAAGCTAGAAAGACAGATTGGCAAAAATATCAAGAGCAGATGGCCTCATACAAAGCACAGCTAactccagcccaggctgcagctttgaaagaagaaaggagaaaacgACTGGCAAAAAGAAGATCATTCAAGGCAAAAAGA gaattgaCTGTGCTTGGAAAACCTAAGAGACCTCGTAGCGGCTTTAACATTTTTGTGTcagaaaactttaaagaaagTGAGGGAGTTTCACCTGTG GCAAAGCTGAAGCAATTATTTGATGCGTGGCAAAAACTGTCCAGTACTCAAAAGCAG CCATACCTGCAGCTTGCTGAAGATGATAAGGTTCGGTATGAGAATGAAATGAGGTCATGGGAAGCAAAAATGGTTGAACTTGGCCGTGAAGACCTGATACGTTCCAAAAAACCAaggccaaaaaagaaaactgctgaaactgaagagaaaactgCAACAGCCAAAGCTTCCTCACACGAAAACAAGGCAAAATTACAGTTGAAAAGatcagaagaataa
- the DNAJC9 gene encoding dnaJ homolog subfamily C member 9 translates to MGLLEECRAAFGSADLYGVLGARRQASGRELSRAYRRASLRVHPDRAQPGDKEEATRRFQVLGKAYAVLSDEAQRALYDERGTVDEEGEALRGERDWHEYWRLLFNKISVKDIEDFEKSYKHSEEELADIKAAYVDFEGDMDRIMESVLCVDYTDEPRIRKIIQEAIDSGEVPSYKCFLEESKQKTMARKRRAEKEAREAEKTKDELGLGGEDDLKALIQKRNKDREKEMDDFLAQLEAKYGSSAKKGGKKTAARKGKK, encoded by the exons atggggctgctggaggagtgCAGGGCCGCGTTCGGCAGCGCCGACCTGTACGGCGTGCTGGGCGCGCGGCGGCAGGCCTCGGGGCGGGAGCTCAGCCGCGCCTACCGCCGCGCCTCGCTGCGCGTGCACCCCGACCGCGCGCAGCCCGGCGACAAGGAGGAGGCGACGCGGCGCTTCCAG GTCCTGGGCAAGGCCTACGCCGTGCTGAGCGACGAGGCGCAGCGCGCCCTGTACGATGAGCGGGGCACGGTGGACGAGGAGGGCGAGGCGCTGAGGGGCGAGCGCGACTGGCACGAGTACTGGCGGCTGCTCTTCAACAAG aTCTCGGTGAAAGACATCGAAGATTTTGAGAAGAGCTATAAACACTCGGAAGAAGAGCTCGCCGATATTAAAGCAGCGTACGTGGATTTTGAGGGGGACATGGACAGAATAATGGAGTCTGTATTGTGTGTGGACTATACCGATGAACCAAGAATAAGGAAAATCATACAGGAAGCCATCGATTCTGGAGAAGTCCCATCCTACAAATGTTTTTTAGAAGAGTCTAAGCAGAAAACAATGGCAAGAAAAAGGCGG gcagaaaaagaagctaGAGAGGCAGAGAAGACTAAAGATGAACTGGGCCTTGGTGGAGAAGATGACTTGAAAGCGCTGATTCAA aagagaaataaagatcGGGAAAAGGAAATGGATGACTTTCTGGCCCAACTGGAAGCAAAATATGGGAGTAGTGctaaaaaaggaggaaagaagactgcagccaggaaaggaaagaaatag